The Halogeometricum rufum genome has a segment encoding these proteins:
- a CDS encoding 4a-hydroxytetrahydrobiopterin dehydratase → MAELLDDDEIQTRLPDGWERDGDEITKTYEFDDYLKGIEFVTKVGEVAEEEFHHPEIIVGYEEVEVRLTSHEEGGITDKDIRLADLFDDER, encoded by the coding sequence ATGGCCGAACTACTCGACGACGACGAGATTCAGACCCGACTCCCCGACGGCTGGGAACGCGACGGCGACGAGATAACGAAGACGTACGAGTTCGATGACTACCTGAAGGGCATCGAGTTCGTCACGAAGGTCGGGGAAGTCGCCGAGGAGGAGTTCCACCACCCCGAGATAATCGTCGGCTACGAGGAGGTAGAGGTCCGTCTCACCAGCCACGAGGAGGGCGGAATCACGGACAAGGACATCCGCCTGGCCGACCTGTTCGACGACGAGCGATAG
- a CDS encoding HAD family hydrolase produces MVADAYDFWLFDLDGTVVDADWSYTREVFDRVGDRLGREFTDREAEVVWHGLGGARDPQLRAWGVDPEEFWPAFHAVEDPQARAEATHLHDDAADLLAAVADDRPVGVVTHCQQFLADPVLDHLDLRDWFDAVVCCTEEVGWKPNPAPVYHTMKALGIDPDAGARGVLAGDGSSDIGAAWNAGLDGIHVERHTPERRGRCVLADVRVETFDELRNRRVATDGGFVVE; encoded by the coding sequence ATGGTAGCCGACGCGTACGACTTCTGGCTGTTCGACCTCGACGGCACGGTCGTCGACGCCGACTGGTCGTACACCCGCGAGGTGTTCGACCGGGTGGGCGACAGACTCGGCCGCGAGTTCACCGACCGCGAGGCCGAGGTCGTCTGGCACGGCCTCGGCGGCGCGCGCGACCCGCAACTGCGGGCGTGGGGCGTCGACCCCGAGGAGTTCTGGCCCGCGTTCCACGCCGTCGAGGACCCGCAGGCCCGCGCGGAGGCGACCCACCTCCACGACGACGCCGCCGACCTCCTCGCCGCCGTCGCGGACGACCGGCCGGTGGGCGTCGTCACGCACTGTCAACAGTTCCTCGCCGACCCCGTCCTCGACCACCTCGACCTCCGCGACTGGTTCGACGCCGTCGTCTGCTGCACGGAGGAAGTCGGGTGGAAGCCCAACCCCGCGCCCGTCTACCACACGATGAAGGCGCTCGGCATCGACCCCGACGCCGGCGCTCGCGGCGTTCTCGCCGGCGACGGGTCCAGCGACATCGGGGCCGCGTGGAACGCCGGACTCGACGGGATTCACGTCGAGCGTCACACCCCGGAGCGACGCGGCCGGTGCGTCCTCGCGGACGTGCGCGTGGAGACGTTCGACGAGTTACGGAACCGGCGCGTCGCCACCGACGGCGGGTTCGTCGTCGAGTGA
- a CDS encoding ABC1 kinase family protein, which produces MVTLVNLRSYWRFLVVVYQFFPLIVAYARDRRKYLLFGGRRTVTTEMQAERAQILLDSLLTLGPTFIKLGQLLSTRPDILPPQYIEVLSSLQDDVPPAPWSDAKQVLEEELGPIDEAFASFDDDPISGASLGQVYTARYDGEDVAVKVRRPGIESLVEADLRVVRWSLPILMRFIGQGRAFSLENLADEFAKTIRQEMDYGRERRILEQIRSNFEGDRTIRIPDPVEERSGPRVLTMEYLPGTKINDVAAIDEMGVDRTELATRLQRIYLQMIIDDGVFHADPHPGNLAVDEEGRIIFYDFGMSGRVDPFIQDKIVDFYVAVANQNIDGILDALVEMGTLSPEADRQVMGDVMELAIADARGEDIEQYRVQQIIEQVESTIYEFPLRLPRNLALVLRVATVVEGVCVTLDPEFDFISVATDYLREEGYYEETAKELVADAGRQMQRTTEALFTVPPKLDRVLDRVERENLTVNVRLEDKNDVLDKLARRLVYGILLSVGALSTAILYAFDQTSVVPAAVAAALTVPVVVQLYRSFRKKRGLRTTPQFTRQSMRQRRGED; this is translated from the coding sequence GTGGTGACGCTGGTCAATCTACGTTCGTACTGGCGGTTTCTGGTCGTCGTCTACCAGTTCTTCCCGCTGATAGTCGCGTACGCGCGCGACCGTCGCAAGTACCTGCTGTTCGGCGGCCGTCGGACCGTCACGACCGAGATGCAGGCCGAGCGAGCGCAGATACTGCTGGACTCGCTGTTGACGCTCGGCCCGACGTTCATCAAACTCGGCCAACTGCTGTCGACGCGGCCCGACATCCTGCCGCCGCAGTACATCGAGGTGCTGTCGAGTCTGCAGGACGACGTGCCGCCCGCGCCGTGGTCCGACGCGAAGCAGGTGCTGGAGGAGGAACTCGGCCCCATCGACGAGGCGTTCGCGTCGTTCGACGACGACCCGATAAGCGGCGCGAGTCTCGGTCAGGTCTACACCGCCCGGTACGACGGCGAGGACGTGGCGGTGAAGGTTCGCCGCCCCGGCATCGAATCGCTCGTGGAGGCCGACCTGCGCGTCGTCCGGTGGTCGCTGCCGATACTGATGCGGTTCATCGGACAGGGCAGGGCGTTCTCGCTGGAGAACCTCGCCGACGAGTTCGCCAAGACCATCCGACAGGAGATGGACTACGGCCGGGAACGGCGCATCCTCGAACAGATTCGGTCGAACTTCGAGGGCGACCGGACCATCCGCATCCCGGACCCCGTCGAGGAGCGGTCGGGACCGCGCGTGCTGACGATGGAGTACCTCCCCGGGACGAAGATAAACGACGTGGCGGCCATCGACGAGATGGGCGTCGACCGGACGGAGTTGGCGACGCGCCTCCAGCGCATCTACCTCCAGATGATAATCGACGACGGCGTCTTCCACGCCGACCCCCACCCCGGCAACCTCGCCGTGGACGAGGAGGGGCGCATCATCTTCTACGACTTCGGCATGTCCGGGCGCGTCGACCCGTTCATCCAGGACAAAATCGTGGACTTCTACGTCGCCGTCGCCAACCAGAACATCGACGGCATCCTCGACGCCCTCGTGGAGATGGGGACGCTGTCGCCCGAGGCGGACCGGCAGGTGATGGGCGACGTGATGGAACTGGCCATCGCCGACGCCCGCGGCGAGGACATCGAGCAGTACCGCGTCCAGCAGATAATCGAACAGGTCGAGTCCACCATCTACGAGTTCCCGCTTCGACTGCCGCGGAACCTCGCACTCGTCCTCCGGGTGGCCACCGTCGTCGAGGGCGTCTGCGTCACCCTCGACCCCGAGTTCGACTTCATCTCCGTCGCCACCGACTACCTCCGCGAGGAGGGCTACTACGAGGAGACGGCGAAGGAACTCGTCGCCGACGCGGGGCGACAGATGCAACGGACGACGGAGGCCCTGTTCACGGTGCCGCCGAAACTGGACCGCGTCCTCGACAGGGTCGAACGCGAGAACCTGACCGTCAACGTCCGCCTCGAGGACAAGAACGACGTGCTGGACAAACTGGCCCGCCGCCTCGTCTACGGCATACTCCTCTCCGTCGGGGCCCTCTCGACGGCCATCCTCTACGCGTTCGACCAGACCAGCGTCGTCCCCGCCGCCGTCGCCGCGGCGTTGACGGTACCCGTCGTCGTCCAACTCTACCGGTCGTTCCGCAAGAAGCGCGGCCTCCGGACGACGCCGCAGTTCACCCGGCAGAGCATGCGTCAGCGTCGCGGCGAGGACTGA
- a CDS encoding precorrin-2 dehydrogenase/sirohydrochlorin ferrochelatase family protein gives MIPLYHDFTDERVLVFGGGPVGARKARRFAAEAAVTVVSPDFEAADYGDAELVRAAPSPAEVRDWVDRVEPSLVVAATDDDAVNDVAADAARAVGALVNRADRSDADADDDGERGDDEHGESGGEGHPDRRARDVVVPATVEDGDVRVAVSTGGASPALAKHLRERIEADITGAGAMADLTGRLRRELRDSDYTAAERRDAVRAVVRSERVWKALRTGESKARQEADRVIRNTVGGGR, from the coding sequence GTGATACCGCTGTACCACGACTTCACGGACGAACGCGTCCTCGTCTTCGGCGGCGGCCCCGTCGGCGCGCGGAAGGCCCGGCGGTTCGCCGCGGAGGCCGCGGTGACCGTCGTCAGTCCCGACTTCGAGGCCGCGGACTACGGCGACGCCGAACTGGTCCGCGCGGCACCGTCGCCCGCGGAGGTGCGAGACTGGGTCGACCGCGTCGAACCGTCGCTGGTGGTCGCCGCGACGGACGACGACGCGGTGAACGACGTCGCCGCCGACGCCGCGCGTGCCGTCGGCGCACTCGTGAACCGCGCGGACCGAAGCGACGCGGACGCGGACGACGACGGCGAACGCGGCGACGACGAACACGGCGAGAGCGGCGGCGAGGGACACCCGGACCGAAGGGCGCGCGACGTCGTCGTCCCCGCCACCGTCGAAGACGGGGACGTGCGCGTCGCCGTCTCGACGGGCGGGGCGAGTCCGGCGCTGGCGAAGCACCTGCGCGAGCGAATCGAGGCCGACATCACTGGCGCGGGCGCGATGGCCGACCTGACCGGGCGACTCCGCCGAGAACTCCGAGATTCGGACTATACGGCCGCCGAGCGGCGGGACGCGGTCCGCGCCGTCGTGCGGTCGGAACGGGTTTGGAAGGCTTTACGTACGGGGGAATCTAAAGCCCGCCAAGAGGCAGACCGCGTGATACGGAACACAGTCGGAGGTGGACGATGA
- a CDS encoding Hsp20/alpha crystallin family protein yields MSALRDALQELPDAVFADLLESDDAYLLVLDLPGVTAETAELHVEKGRLVIEARRDKQLPTEFRYVREDRSLFLDAEIPLPPDATGAGADSEMDRGVLTIRLPKRDAAPERTIPISSADDTEA; encoded by the coding sequence ATGTCTGCATTGCGGGACGCGCTTCAGGAACTTCCGGACGCGGTGTTCGCCGACCTGCTGGAATCCGACGACGCGTACCTCCTCGTGTTGGACCTCCCGGGCGTGACCGCCGAAACCGCGGAACTCCACGTCGAGAAGGGCCGCCTCGTCATCGAGGCGCGCCGCGACAAACAACTGCCGACGGAGTTCCGGTACGTCCGCGAGGACCGCTCTCTGTTCCTCGACGCCGAGATTCCGCTCCCGCCGGACGCGACGGGCGCCGGCGCCGACAGCGAGATGGACCGCGGCGTCCTCACCATCCGCCTGCCGAAACGCGACGCCGCCCCCGAACGGACCATCCCCATCTCCAGTGCCGACGACACCGAGGCCTGA
- a CDS encoding HalOD1 output domain-containing protein: MDSSATVLHVDDDPDLLELSELSFERHADDGIETVTASNAEDGLEVLDSRSVDCIVSDSLRLDDDTAFIVAARRRAASIPIIFYTAKEWDAVALDALEAGISEYVRKADDGDVAAVVERASELATRNRTPTIEEETLVEDRPCDTLEEAVDAFPAETADGTWTVIGVHDWQRDEELGTTIAQVMEAHTGVDAMQAEPLFTSLDAEALETLLEPRPGESSRYDIQVRFPYAKWELSVSSDGFIAIRDLPATGDE; encoded by the coding sequence ATGGATTCAAGTGCGACCGTCCTGCACGTCGACGACGACCCGGATTTGCTCGAGCTCTCCGAGCTCTCCTTCGAGCGACACGCCGACGACGGTATCGAGACGGTGACGGCGTCGAACGCCGAGGACGGGCTGGAGGTCCTCGACTCCCGGTCGGTCGACTGCATCGTCAGCGACTCGCTCAGACTCGACGACGACACCGCCTTCATCGTCGCCGCGCGCCGGCGCGCCGCGTCGATACCGATCATCTTCTACACCGCAAAGGAGTGGGACGCCGTCGCACTCGACGCGCTGGAAGCCGGCATCTCCGAGTACGTCCGGAAAGCCGACGACGGCGACGTCGCCGCCGTCGTCGAACGGGCGAGCGAACTCGCGACGCGGAACCGGACGCCGACGATAGAGGAGGAGACGCTCGTCGAGGACCGGCCGTGCGACACGCTGGAGGAAGCGGTGGACGCGTTCCCCGCGGAGACGGCCGACGGGACGTGGACGGTCATCGGCGTCCACGACTGGCAGAGGGACGAGGAACTCGGGACGACCATCGCACAGGTGATGGAGGCGCACACCGGCGTCGACGCGATGCAGGCCGAACCGCTGTTCACCTCGCTGGACGCGGAGGCGCTGGAGACACTGCTCGAACCGCGGCCGGGGGAGTCGTCGCGCTACGACATACAGGTCCGGTTCCCGTACGCGAAGTGGGAGCTATCCGTCTCCAGCGACGGCTTCATCGCGATTCGCGACCTGCCGGCGACGGGCGACGAGTAG
- the hemA gene encoding glutamyl-tRNA reductase: MRNAGVISGVRVSHEHATVDEIASASDGDVRSAVESLLARDHVSEAFALQTCNRAEAYVVTEAQAAGRRALADFAPDVRDGAVVEMNHEESLRHLMRVAAGLESLVVGEDQILGQLKRAFETARGAGGIGPILDDAVTKGTHVGERARTETAINEGALSLGSAAVRLAESETPLEGATAVVIGAGEMGTLAAQSLAAAGVEDLVVANRTVPHAEHVATEVDVPARALSLDAVEEAIEAADVVISATGSPEYVLSSDHVETSGETTVIDIAQPRDVDPAVESLPGVVVHDIDGLEAVTEKTRERRREAAQQVEAMIDDEFERLLESYKQRRADRAISGMYEAAEQVKQREVETALAKLDAQGGLTDEQRETVDALADALVGQLLSAPTKSLREAAVEDDWDTIQTAMTLFDPDFGGDEPSLESPSGPRDGMPDGVPEDVPDDADVPRHVLEGLADD; encoded by the coding sequence ATGAGGAACGCTGGCGTCATCTCTGGCGTTCGTGTGTCCCACGAACACGCGACCGTCGACGAGATAGCGTCGGCGTCGGACGGGGACGTTCGTTCCGCCGTCGAATCCCTCCTCGCCCGCGACCACGTCTCGGAGGCGTTCGCCCTCCAGACGTGCAACCGCGCCGAAGCCTACGTCGTCACCGAGGCGCAGGCGGCCGGCCGCCGGGCGCTCGCCGACTTCGCTCCCGACGTGCGGGACGGCGCCGTCGTCGAGATGAACCACGAGGAGAGTCTCCGGCACCTGATGCGGGTCGCGGCCGGACTCGAGTCGCTCGTCGTCGGCGAGGACCAGATTCTCGGGCAACTCAAGCGGGCGTTCGAGACGGCCCGCGGCGCGGGCGGCATCGGGCCGATACTGGACGACGCCGTGACGAAGGGCACGCACGTGGGCGAACGCGCACGCACGGAGACGGCGATAAACGAGGGCGCCCTGTCGCTCGGTTCCGCCGCCGTCAGACTCGCCGAGTCGGAGACGCCGCTGGAAGGAGCGACGGCAGTCGTCATCGGCGCGGGCGAGATGGGGACGCTGGCGGCCCAGTCGCTCGCCGCCGCGGGCGTCGAGGACCTCGTCGTCGCCAACCGGACCGTCCCGCACGCCGAACACGTCGCCACCGAAGTCGACGTGCCGGCGCGCGCCCTCTCGCTCGACGCCGTCGAGGAGGCCATCGAGGCGGCGGACGTCGTCATCTCGGCCACCGGGAGTCCCGAGTACGTCCTCTCCTCGGACCACGTCGAGACGAGCGGAGAGACGACGGTCATCGACATCGCCCAACCCCGCGACGTGGACCCGGCCGTCGAGTCGCTCCCGGGCGTGGTCGTCCACGACATCGACGGGCTGGAGGCCGTCACCGAGAAGACGCGCGAACGGCGGCGCGAAGCCGCACAGCAGGTCGAAGCCATGATCGACGACGAGTTCGAACGGCTGTTGGAGTCGTACAAGCAGCGCCGCGCCGACCGAGCCATCAGCGGGATGTACGAGGCCGCAGAGCAGGTCAAACAGCGCGAAGTCGAGACGGCGCTGGCGAAGCTCGACGCGCAGGGCGGGCTGACGGACGAACAGCGGGAGACGGTGGACGCACTCGCTGACGCCCTCGTCGGGCAACTGCTCTCCGCGCCGACGAAGAGCCTCCGCGAGGCCGCCGTCGAGGACGACTGGGACACCATCCAGACGGCGATGACGCTGTTCGACCCCGACTTCGGCGGCGACGAACCGTCGCTGGAGTCGCCGTCGGGGCCGCGAGACGGGATGCCCGACGGCGTCCCCGAAGACGTGCCCGACGACGCCGACGTCCCCCGGCACGTCCTCGAAGGACTCGCCGACGACTGA
- a CDS encoding translation initiation factor IF-5A translates to MPREQKQVRELQEGSYVMMEESPCKINAYSTAKPGKHGSAKARIEGKGVFDSKKRSLSQPVDAKVWVPIIERKQGQVVSVTGSDAQIMDLSTYETFTMRIPEDEDLSPEDEIEYLEYEGQRKIV, encoded by the coding sequence ATGCCCAGAGAACAGAAGCAGGTCCGCGAACTTCAGGAAGGCAGCTACGTGATGATGGAGGAGTCGCCGTGCAAGATAAACGCCTACAGCACGGCCAAGCCCGGCAAACACGGCAGCGCGAAGGCCCGAATCGAGGGCAAGGGCGTCTTCGACAGCAAGAAGCGGTCGCTCAGCCAGCCCGTGGACGCGAAGGTGTGGGTGCCCATCATCGAGCGAAAGCAGGGTCAGGTCGTCTCCGTGACGGGCTCCGACGCGCAGATCATGGACCTCAGCACGTACGAGACGTTCACGATGCGCATCCCCGAGGACGAGGACCTCTCGCCCGAAGACGAGATAGAGTACCTCGAGTACGAGGGACAGCGGAAGATCGTCTGA
- a CDS encoding DUF5518 domain-containing protein has protein sequence MTRWRVVVAGFALAACSEAFVFLLTGRVTLVGGLAGSAFAGYLVGPDAADGAWHGLLSALTWGIVLIPGLVALAVVGGGTLPFPFEYLVPLFDTPGEATTGILLCVTLPNVAAGVLGSYSRGRDAREDDGGDGVDGWLDADTDEA, from the coding sequence ATGACTCGCTGGCGGGTCGTGGTGGCGGGATTCGCCCTCGCGGCGTGCAGCGAAGCGTTCGTCTTCCTCCTGACCGGTCGGGTGACGCTCGTCGGCGGCCTGGCCGGGAGCGCGTTCGCGGGCTACCTGGTCGGACCGGACGCCGCCGACGGCGCGTGGCACGGCCTCTTGTCCGCGCTCACGTGGGGTATCGTCCTCATCCCGGGCCTCGTCGCCCTCGCCGTCGTCGGCGGCGGTACGCTCCCCTTCCCGTTCGAGTACCTCGTCCCACTGTTCGACACGCCCGGCGAGGCGACGACGGGAATTCTGCTCTGCGTGACGCTACCCAACGTCGCGGCGGGCGTCCTCGGGAGTTACTCGCGCGGACGCGACGCCCGCGAGGACGACGGGGGCGACGGCGTGGACGGCTGGTTGGACGCCGACACCGACGAGGCCTGA
- a CDS encoding molybdopterin molybdotransferase MoeA, with translation MTNAHDRQTAGFKERTRVAEARRTLLAAATPHDRTETLPIGRADGRPLAESVTAPNPVPNYDRAAMDGWAVRAADTFGASDRSPSTLRVAVAEAESDPDAAVEPGAAVRVHTGSELPPGADAVVMVEHAEEVGAELEVFDAVTEGENVGDAGEDVSEGQALFDAGHELRPSDLGLLKSVGRDEVSVYERPTVGVIPTGEELVQSDPGPGEIVETNGLTVSRLVERWGGVATYRDVVTDDPAALRAAVQRDLTKDVVVTTGGSSVGERDLIPEVVDELGEVLVHGVALKPGHPVALGVVEETPVVMLPGYPVACIVNAVQFLRPVLKRVGHLDDRPYPSVEARLTRKIPSEPGVRTFARVRLGEADESGERTAEPTRASGSGVLSSVALADGWVVVPEGREGYDEGDAVTVEGWEWSA, from the coding sequence ATGACGAACGCGCACGACCGGCAGACCGCCGGGTTCAAAGAGCGGACGCGGGTCGCCGAGGCGCGCCGGACGCTCCTCGCGGCGGCGACACCGCACGACCGGACGGAGACGCTTCCCATCGGCCGGGCCGACGGCCGCCCCCTGGCGGAGTCGGTCACCGCGCCGAATCCGGTTCCGAACTACGACCGCGCGGCGATGGACGGGTGGGCCGTCCGCGCCGCGGACACGTTCGGCGCGTCGGACCGGTCGCCCTCGACCCTCCGCGTCGCCGTCGCGGAGGCGGAGTCCGACCCCGACGCCGCCGTCGAACCGGGCGCGGCCGTCCGCGTCCACACCGGCAGCGAACTCCCGCCGGGCGCTGACGCGGTGGTGATGGTCGAACACGCCGAGGAGGTCGGAGCGGAGTTGGAGGTGTTCGACGCCGTCACCGAGGGCGAGAACGTCGGCGACGCCGGCGAGGACGTGTCCGAGGGACAGGCCCTGTTCGACGCCGGCCACGAACTCCGGCCCTCGGACCTCGGCCTCCTGAAGTCCGTCGGTCGCGACGAGGTGTCGGTGTACGAACGGCCGACGGTGGGCGTGATTCCGACGGGCGAGGAACTCGTCCAGTCGGACCCCGGGCCGGGCGAAATCGTCGAGACGAACGGCCTGACCGTCTCCCGACTGGTCGAACGCTGGGGCGGCGTGGCGACGTATCGAGACGTGGTCACCGACGACCCCGCGGCCCTCCGCGCGGCCGTCCAACGCGACCTGACGAAGGACGTGGTCGTGACGACGGGCGGGTCCTCGGTCGGCGAACGCGATTTGATTCCCGAAGTCGTCGACGAACTCGGCGAAGTGCTGGTCCACGGCGTCGCCCTCAAACCCGGGCACCCGGTCGCTCTCGGCGTCGTGGAGGAGACGCCCGTCGTGATGCTGCCGGGGTACCCCGTCGCCTGCATCGTCAACGCCGTGCAGTTCCTCCGCCCCGTGCTGAAGCGCGTCGGCCACCTCGACGACCGACCGTACCCGAGCGTGGAGGCGCGTCTGACGCGGAAGATTCCGAGCGAACCCGGCGTGCGGACGTTCGCGCGGGTCCGACTCGGCGAGGCCGACGAGTCCGGTGAACGCACCGCCGAACCGACCCGCGCCTCCGGGTCGGGCGTCCTCTCGTCGGTCGCACTCGCCGACGGGTGGGTCGTCGTCCCCGAGGGGCGGGAGGGCTACGACGAGGGCGACGCCGTGACCGTCGAGGGCTGGGAGTGGTCGGCGTGA
- the lwrS gene encoding LWR-salt protein: MNAAYVFRVRFRLDAASGVRTDPRTFETVVEVAAADPGENDWTFFRDALWRGEVNDDRYARELAEEWLSVPVDAVSFSELRTDEAYLTALRAEIADHLDLFNADSAREVLHKYLGSSIRVEDGD; the protein is encoded by the coding sequence GTGAACGCCGCGTACGTCTTCCGCGTGCGGTTCCGCCTCGACGCCGCGTCGGGCGTCCGCACCGACCCGCGGACGTTCGAGACGGTGGTCGAAGTCGCCGCCGCCGACCCCGGCGAGAACGACTGGACGTTCTTCCGGGACGCCCTGTGGCGCGGCGAGGTCAACGACGACCGGTACGCCCGCGAACTCGCCGAGGAGTGGCTCTCGGTGCCCGTCGACGCCGTCTCGTTCAGCGAGTTGCGCACCGACGAGGCGTATCTGACGGCGTTGCGGGCCGAGATAGCCGACCACCTCGACCTCTTCAACGCCGACTCCGCGCGCGAAGTGCTCCACAAGTACCTCGGGTCGAGCATCCGGGTCGAAGACGGCGACTGA
- a CDS encoding molybdopterin biosynthesis protein, which translates to MVRVTRKEFRDLADPEDAHAAIANLDLSPAPETVPLRESRGRVLAERIDAEMDVPGFDRASMDGYAVRARDTFGAGEASPEELELVGEVHAGSEPDVVVGDGEAAEISTGAVMPDGADAVVIVERTEERDGTLVVRDAVAPGDSVMLAGADVAAGARALGPGTYLTPREIGLLSALGVDEVPVRGKPTVGIISTGDELVRPGDPLNSDAGQIYDVNSYTVATGVEEAGGEVVLYPHAGDDYEEMERILVEAAEECDLVLSSGSTSASAVDVIYRVIESRGELLLHGVAVKPGKPMLVGTLGGENGDGEDGDGENGDGEDGDGENGDGEDGDGENGDGEDEAPGSASAYVGLPGYPVSALTIFQTFVAPAIRRAAGLPEPRTATVTGTMAARERYGEGRLRLMPVGLLEDEAGETLVYPVDKGSGATTSLVEADGVVEVHPDTEYLAAGESVEVRLFSPDVRAPTLLGVGEDDPALSRLLDRLDAPRYLPVGSREGLRRLRGGVPDVAVVAGPTDRDVESVDLGGWTREWGLVVPAGNPADVSGLSDLVAGDLRFVNRDANAGLRASLDAAFEELAADRGTTRRDLTAAVDGYELTTKATESPARAVLRGKADAGLGLRATAETLGMAFVPVGEESVRVRANPDRTAKESVEAFSTLLADTVVFDGLAGYESD; encoded by the coding sequence GTGGTTCGCGTGACCCGAAAGGAGTTCCGCGACCTGGCCGACCCCGAGGACGCCCACGCGGCCATCGCGAACCTCGACCTGTCGCCGGCCCCCGAGACGGTCCCGCTCAGGGAGTCCCGCGGGCGCGTCCTCGCCGAGCGAATCGACGCCGAGATGGACGTGCCCGGGTTCGACAGAGCGAGCATGGACGGCTACGCCGTCCGCGCCCGGGACACGTTCGGCGCGGGCGAGGCGTCCCCCGAGGAACTCGAACTCGTCGGCGAGGTCCACGCCGGGAGCGAACCGGACGTCGTCGTCGGCGACGGCGAGGCGGCCGAGATTTCCACGGGCGCGGTGATGCCCGACGGCGCGGACGCCGTCGTCATCGTCGAACGGACGGAGGAACGGGACGGCACCCTCGTCGTCCGCGACGCCGTCGCGCCCGGCGACAGCGTGATGCTCGCCGGCGCGGACGTGGCCGCCGGGGCGCGCGCACTCGGCCCCGGCACGTACCTCACGCCCCGCGAAATCGGCCTGCTCTCCGCGCTCGGCGTGGACGAGGTGCCCGTCCGCGGGAAGCCGACGGTCGGTATAATCTCCACCGGCGACGAACTCGTCCGGCCGGGCGACCCGCTGAACAGCGACGCCGGTCAGATCTACGACGTGAACAGCTACACCGTCGCCACCGGCGTCGAGGAGGCCGGCGGCGAGGTGGTGCTGTACCCCCACGCGGGCGACGACTACGAGGAGATGGAGCGCATCCTCGTGGAGGCGGCCGAGGAGTGCGACCTGGTGCTGTCCTCGGGGTCCACCTCCGCCTCCGCCGTCGACGTCATCTACCGCGTCATCGAGTCGCGCGGCGAACTCCTCCTGCACGGCGTCGCGGTCAAGCCGGGCAAGCCGATGCTCGTCGGCACCCTCGGCGGCGAGAACGGCGACGGCGAGGACGGTGACGGCGAGAACGGCGACGGCGAGGACGGTGACGGCGAGAACGGCGACGGCGAGGACGGCGACGGCGAGAACGGCGACGGCGAGGACGAAGCCCCCGGTTCCGCCTCCGCCTACGTCGGCCTGCCGGGCTACCCCGTCTCCGCGCTGACCATCTTCCAGACGTTCGTCGCGCCCGCGATTCGCCGCGCGGCCGGCCTGCCGGAACCGCGGACGGCCACGGTCACCGGGACGATGGCCGCCCGCGAACGCTACGGCGAGGGGCGACTGCGCCTCATGCCCGTCGGCCTCCTCGAAGACGAGGCCGGCGAGACGCTCGTGTACCCGGTGGACAAGGGAAGCGGCGCGACCACGTCGCTGGTCGAGGCCGACGGCGTGGTCGAAGTTCACCCCGACACCGAGTACCTCGCGGCGGGCGAGTCCGTCGAAGTGCGCCTGTTCTCGCCGGACGTGCGCGCGCCGACCCTCCTCGGCGTCGGCGAGGACGACCCCGCCCTGTCGCGCCTCCTCGACCGACTCGACGCGCCGCGGTACCTCCCGGTCGGGAGCCGAGAGGGCCTGCGTCGCCTCCGCGGCGGCGTGCCCGACGTGGCCGTCGTCGCCGGCCCCACCGACCGCGACGTGGAGAGCGTCGACCTCGGCGGGTGGACGCGCGAGTGGGGACTCGTCGTCCCCGCGGGCAACCCCGCGGACGTGTCCGGCCTCTCGGACCTCGTCGCTGGCGACCTGCGCTTCGTCAACCGCGACGCGAACGCCGGGCTCCGGGCCAGTCTGGACGCGGCGTTCGAGGAACTCGCGGCGGACCGGGGGACGACGCGACGCGACCTGACCGCGGCCGTCGACGGCTACGAGTTGACGACGAAGGCGACGGAGAGTCCGGCGCGCGCCGTCCTGCGAGGGAAGGCCGATGCGGGACTCGGCCTGCGCGCCACCGCCGAGACGCTGGGGATGGCGTTCGTCCCCGTCGGCGAGGAGTCCGTCCGCGTCCGCGCGAACCCCGACCGAACGGCCAAGGAGAGCGTCGAGGCGTTCTCGACGCTCCTCGCCGACACCGTCGTGTTCGACGGACTGGCGGGCTACGAGTCGGACTGA